A window from Moritella yayanosii encodes these proteins:
- a CDS encoding LysR family transcriptional regulator: MDKSYKQFLVVAELSNISLAASHLGLSQPTLTNNMKKLEASFDVPLFIRKSKGVELTEYGRLLQEQALELQRRHDSLLHKMADLKERKTDKIKIGTGDAWWEVFVKQALQQYSDDNPSISIQLEFGNHLKLMDMLIHGKIDLFVGHEIVGLSRRCNVTFIPLLQDKEALFVHHSHPLLVNQWREADTELYPLLQVTPDSDAYQHLIENPQPKQRERERKKVSERIVYEINSLTASIDILSSTTAIMPYPRSMVDYFSQADIVPLPLAQDGQTGTVGIYHLNEVLVKHVADIKHQLVLHGQLI; this comes from the coding sequence ATGGATAAAAGCTACAAACAGTTTCTTGTCGTCGCCGAGCTGAGTAATATCAGCCTTGCTGCCAGCCATTTAGGTCTCAGCCAGCCAACGCTGACCAATAACATGAAAAAACTCGAAGCGAGCTTTGATGTTCCCTTGTTTATCCGTAAATCCAAGGGTGTTGAACTAACTGAATATGGACGATTATTGCAGGAACAAGCGCTCGAACTGCAACGCCGTCATGACTCACTGTTACACAAAATGGCAGATCTTAAAGAAAGAAAAACTGATAAAATCAAGATAGGTACCGGTGATGCCTGGTGGGAAGTTTTTGTTAAGCAGGCACTGCAGCAATATAGTGACGATAACCCTTCCATCTCGATTCAACTTGAATTCGGTAACCATCTAAAATTGATGGATATGCTGATACACGGTAAAATAGACCTGTTTGTCGGTCATGAAATTGTTGGCTTATCGCGGCGCTGCAATGTCACATTTATTCCGTTGTTGCAGGATAAAGAAGCGCTGTTTGTCCATCACTCCCACCCTTTGCTTGTTAATCAATGGCGAGAAGCGGATACCGAGCTATATCCTTTATTGCAAGTAACGCCTGATTCAGACGCTTATCAGCATTTGATTGAAAACCCACAGCCCAAACAGCGAGAAAGAGAACGAAAAAAAGTATCAGAACGCATTGTTTACGAGATCAATTCATTGACAGCCAGCATAGATATTCTTAGCTCAACAACGGCAATTATGCCCTATCCGCGGAGCATGGTAGATTACTTTTCACAGGCAGATATAGTGCCCCTGCCGTTAGCCCAAGACGGTCAAACTGGCACAGTTGGGATTTATCACTTGAATGAAGTACTGGTAAAACACGTCGCAGACATCAAGCACCAACTGGTGTTGCATGGCCAGTTAATTTAG
- a CDS encoding TIM-barrel domain-containing protein, translated as MKKMPIQHLMLGIAVPSLLMVSCLTYAEVEHFRYQSEISYRLDAVDVFRMRKAIPEVNVRKTLKPLIGKTFYSQQAFLTALKQELDDEIVNQYQTMLLEKSQQQGQDLAIDVLSDDIIHIAYEAQPKDTTLPTTELINTAKLNGAVKLKKTSDGFTTKNLQVTVNPQSLCVSVVSFKHGVLTEICPDKERSFTLLSQGDYQLNGLGQEFYAPGKLNSNWLGFKRQGGNKMEGYQGGATGNTQFPILYATNPQKQNYALYLDTVYAASWDFMTTPWKVSVSQGKPSFLLMAGEGLPELRQQYMKLVGNPLVPPRKMFGMWLSEYGFDNWQELDDKLKTLKQQAFPIDGVVMDLQWFGNVEGYSSTSQMGTLTWDAKNFPEPEKKIQSLKAKGIGMMLIEESYVSDGLDEHQTLDGKGYLVKDPTTGKAIDTDPNGAGHWWGKGGMIDWTNVAGGDYWHDWKRDPLIEMGVMGHWTDLGEPEIYNARGVFFGDKPHNDAHNIFNYKWLESIYRGYQRNKTAMRPFMMSRSGAPGIQRFGATMWSADIGTNLESLSTQFSMQPNMVLSGIDYYSSDIGGFHRGALRVPSSEREAALNETYTQWFAYSSLFEVPIRPHTENLCNCKETAPDRVGDLASNKASIKLRYQLIPYLYSLAHRANNSAEPVFPSMDYYFGSDPKALNLPGQKMMGKDLMGAAIAKMGQKAVDLYLPAGKWYDYRTGEMTVSKGEWRKQQPVYYNGVIRLPLFARDGAIIPVNPQQKMPLTSDVPLTLAAKIYGTPGTFILYEDDGASNAYLKGELRQTSLTTRVTEEGLLLTVEAKGDYRDAPTARPLSIEWYGIEGKVNAIKLNGKLISGWTQQAGVVSVSTTALPVKKKAELKLVIGS; from the coding sequence ATGAAAAAAATGCCAATACAGCACTTGATGTTGGGAATTGCTGTGCCTAGTTTACTTATGGTTAGTTGTCTTACTTATGCAGAGGTCGAACACTTTCGTTATCAAAGCGAGATCAGCTACCGATTGGACGCCGTAGATGTTTTTCGGATGCGCAAAGCCATCCCTGAAGTTAACGTGCGTAAAACGCTTAAGCCTTTAATAGGAAAAACTTTTTATAGCCAGCAAGCATTTCTTACCGCGCTGAAACAAGAACTTGATGATGAGATTGTTAACCAGTACCAGACTATGTTGTTGGAAAAATCACAACAGCAGGGGCAGGATCTAGCCATTGACGTGTTAAGCGATGACATCATTCATATTGCCTACGAGGCTCAGCCGAAAGACACCACTTTACCAACGACTGAACTGATCAATACGGCGAAACTAAATGGAGCCGTTAAGCTAAAGAAAACCTCAGATGGCTTTACGACGAAAAACCTTCAAGTGACAGTTAATCCCCAAAGTTTGTGTGTTTCCGTAGTGTCTTTCAAACACGGGGTACTCACTGAAATTTGTCCTGATAAGGAGCGTAGTTTTACTTTGCTTTCGCAAGGCGACTATCAGCTTAATGGTTTGGGTCAGGAGTTTTACGCCCCAGGTAAGTTGAACAGCAATTGGCTTGGCTTTAAGCGCCAAGGTGGTAATAAAATGGAAGGCTATCAGGGCGGTGCAACAGGCAATACTCAATTCCCGATCCTGTACGCAACTAATCCGCAAAAGCAAAATTATGCTCTGTATCTCGATACTGTGTATGCTGCTAGCTGGGATTTCATGACCACACCCTGGAAGGTTTCGGTGTCACAGGGCAAACCGAGCTTTTTGTTGATGGCGGGTGAGGGGTTACCTGAACTCAGACAGCAATATATGAAGCTGGTGGGTAATCCTTTGGTTCCACCACGAAAAATGTTCGGTATGTGGCTGTCAGAATACGGTTTTGATAACTGGCAGGAGCTGGATGACAAACTGAAAACCTTAAAACAACAAGCGTTCCCGATCGATGGGGTGGTTATGGATCTGCAGTGGTTCGGTAATGTGGAGGGTTACAGCTCAACCAGTCAGATGGGGACTTTAACCTGGGATGCCAAAAATTTCCCTGAGCCGGAAAAGAAAATCCAGTCTCTAAAGGCGAAAGGAATTGGCATGATGTTAATCGAAGAGTCTTATGTGAGTGATGGACTGGATGAACATCAGACCTTAGATGGCAAAGGCTATCTGGTAAAAGATCCGACAACGGGTAAGGCGATCGATACTGATCCCAATGGTGCCGGTCATTGGTGGGGTAAAGGCGGGATGATCGACTGGACCAATGTTGCTGGTGGTGATTATTGGCATGATTGGAAACGTGACCCCTTGATTGAAATGGGGGTAATGGGGCACTGGACCGATCTTGGTGAGCCTGAAATCTATAACGCCCGTGGCGTCTTTTTCGGTGATAAACCGCATAACGATGCGCATAATATATTTAACTACAAGTGGTTAGAGAGTATCTATCGGGGTTATCAACGTAATAAAACGGCGATGCGTCCGTTTATGATGTCGCGATCCGGCGCACCGGGGATCCAGCGTTTTGGCGCGACTATGTGGTCGGCTGACATAGGCACTAATCTAGAAAGCCTGTCGACCCAATTTAGTATGCAGCCCAATATGGTGTTATCTGGCATTGATTACTACAGCTCAGATATCGGTGGTTTCCATCGCGGGGCATTACGCGTACCTTCAAGTGAGCGAGAAGCTGCGCTTAATGAAACTTACACCCAATGGTTTGCTTATAGTTCGTTGTTTGAAGTGCCGATTCGCCCGCACACAGAAAACCTGTGTAACTGTAAGGAAACTGCACCGGATCGAGTGGGCGATCTAGCCAGCAACAAAGCCAGTATCAAACTGCGTTATCAGCTGATCCCTTACCTTTACTCACTTGCCCATCGCGCCAATAATTCGGCTGAGCCGGTTTTCCCGTCAATGGATTATTACTTCGGCAGTGATCCTAAAGCATTGAATCTGCCAGGTCAGAAGATGATGGGTAAAGATTTGATGGGGGCGGCAATTGCAAAAATGGGGCAAAAGGCGGTGGATCTGTATCTGCCTGCGGGTAAGTGGTATGACTACCGCACCGGTGAGATGACAGTCAGTAAAGGTGAGTGGCGTAAGCAGCAGCCGGTTTATTATAACGGCGTGATCCGTTTGCCGTTGTTTGCCCGTGATGGTGCAATTATTCCGGTGAACCCACAGCAGAAAATGCCACTAACCAGCGATGTGCCTTTAACGTTGGCAGCGAAAATTTATGGTACGCCAGGTACTTTCATTTTGTATGAAGACGATGGTGCCAGCAATGCTTATCTGAAAGGGGAACTGCGACAAACAAGCTTGACAACCCGCGTCACAGAGGAAGGATTATTGCTTACTGTTGAAGCAAAAGGTGATTACCGTGATGCGCCGACAGCGCGTCCTCTCTCTATTGAGTGGTACGGCATTGAAGGTAAAGTGAATGCTATTAAGTTGAACGGCAAACTTATCTCCGGCTGGACGCAGCAAGCTGGTGTAGTGAGCGTTAGTACAACGGCCCTGCCGGTGAAGAAAAAAGCTGAGCTTAAACTGGTAATAGGTTCATAA
- the malG gene encoding maltose ABC transporter permease MalG yields the protein MAMVQGNSLKYRVWAAHFALIALLVVILFPLVMVIAISFRDGNFATGEIIPSAPSLDHWRLALGFSVTNADGSVTPPPFPVLLWLWNSVKVAGITSILIVALSTTSAYAFARLRFSGKETILKAMMIFQMFPAVLALVALYALFDKLGQYVPFLGLNTHGGLIFAYLGGIALHVWTIKGYFESIDGSLEEAAALDGATPWQAFRLVLLPLSVPILAVVFILSFIGAVTEVPVASLLLSDVNGYTLAVGMQQYLYPQNYLWGDFAAAAVLSALPITGVFLLAQRWLVGGLTSGGVKG from the coding sequence ATGGCAATGGTACAAGGTAATTCATTAAAATATCGTGTGTGGGCTGCACATTTCGCACTTATCGCCCTGCTGGTGGTAATTCTATTTCCGTTGGTCATGGTTATCGCTATCTCATTTCGTGATGGTAACTTTGCCACGGGGGAAATTATTCCTTCAGCACCGTCGCTGGATCACTGGCGTTTAGCCCTCGGATTTTCGGTTACTAATGCCGATGGCTCAGTAACACCGCCGCCATTTCCTGTACTACTGTGGTTATGGAATTCGGTGAAGGTTGCTGGGATCACTTCTATCTTAATTGTCGCACTATCAACGACTTCGGCTTATGCGTTTGCACGATTACGTTTTAGCGGTAAAGAAACCATTCTTAAAGCTATGATGATCTTCCAGATGTTCCCTGCAGTATTAGCGTTGGTGGCTTTATATGCATTGTTTGATAAGTTAGGTCAGTATGTACCGTTCTTGGGGTTGAATACCCACGGCGGTTTGATCTTTGCTTATCTGGGTGGTATTGCCCTGCATGTATGGACGATCAAAGGTTATTTCGAGTCGATAGATGGTTCGTTAGAAGAAGCGGCCGCGCTGGATGGTGCGACGCCTTGGCAAGCATTCCGTTTAGTATTATTGCCACTGTCGGTACCTATTCTAGCCGTGGTATTCATTCTATCCTTTATTGGCGCTGTAACCGAAGTACCAGTAGCATCACTGTTATTATCGGATGTGAATGGCTATACGCTGGCTGTGGGCATGCAACAATACCTGTATCCACAAAACTACTTGTGGGGCGACTTTGCGGCAGCAGCTGTATTATCTGCATTGCCAATCACTGGTGTGTTCTTACTGGCACAGCGCTGGTTAGTAGGTGGACTGACTTCGGGTGGTGTGAAAGGTTAA
- the malF gene encoding maltose ABC transporter permease MalF has protein sequence MQTVKVSEILGDTPESELTSEQVDSTLNYSRLLKWFILTLIGVVNGYAAVIMYAHGETSFAVLTLVLTSLGLFIFGSKKTYAHRYIFPGIAGMILFIIFPLVYTVGIAFTNYSAKNQLSFERARSVLLDRTFQSGESYRFELYRTEDGHRLAVKDGEQLLVTDTINLEKPAVQRFELSPIDTVIGEKSKIKEIISYRAALSSIDLVLPDGNEIRMSGLRKFAAVQPLYTLRKDGTTLVNNQTHEILLPDMDIGFYQAIDGEGNYIGDPVSPGFSVVIGTANFERIWQDDGIKEPFVSIFIWTVIFSVLSVGISLIIGMVLASIVQWEALRGRAIYRMLLILPYAVPSFISILIFKGLFNQSFGEINMVLEALFGFSPSWFSDPLSAKAMVLIVNIWLGFPYMMILCMGMLKSIPDDLYEASALDGAGPLQNFKNITFPMMLKPLMPLMIASFSFNFNNFVLIQLLTKGGPNMIGTSEPAGYTDLLVNYTYRIAFEGGGGQDFGLASAITTLIFLLVGGLALFNLHFAKLSEK, from the coding sequence ATGCAGACTGTGAAAGTATCAGAAATTCTTGGCGATACTCCAGAATCGGAACTGACTTCAGAACAAGTCGATTCAACATTAAATTATTCGCGTTTACTTAAGTGGTTTATTCTTACCCTTATTGGTGTAGTCAATGGTTATGCGGCCGTTATCATGTATGCACATGGAGAAACATCGTTTGCCGTGTTAACGCTTGTCTTAACATCGTTAGGGCTGTTTATTTTTGGCAGTAAGAAAACTTACGCTCACCGTTATATTTTTCCTGGTATAGCCGGGATGATCTTGTTTATTATTTTCCCCCTAGTTTATACCGTAGGAATCGCTTTCACTAACTACAGTGCTAAAAATCAATTGTCGTTTGAACGGGCACGATCAGTGTTGCTAGACCGCACCTTCCAAAGTGGTGAGAGCTACCGCTTTGAGCTGTATCGCACTGAAGACGGTCACCGTTTAGCCGTTAAAGACGGTGAACAACTATTGGTAACAGATACGATTAATCTGGAAAAACCGGCTGTGCAGCGTTTTGAACTAAGCCCTATCGATACTGTTATTGGTGAAAAATCGAAGATAAAAGAAATTATCAGCTATCGTGCAGCCCTGAGTTCCATCGATTTGGTGCTGCCGGACGGCAACGAAATCCGCATGAGTGGCTTACGCAAATTTGCTGCTGTGCAACCCCTGTATACCTTAAGGAAAGACGGTACTACTCTCGTCAACAATCAAACTCATGAGATTCTGTTGCCGGATATGGATATCGGTTTTTATCAAGCCATCGATGGTGAGGGTAACTATATCGGTGATCCAGTATCACCGGGTTTCAGTGTTGTGATTGGTACTGCTAACTTTGAGCGCATTTGGCAAGATGACGGTATCAAAGAACCCTTCGTCAGTATTTTTATCTGGACAGTGATATTTTCAGTATTATCGGTTGGCATAAGTCTCATTATTGGCATGGTTTTGGCTAGTATCGTACAATGGGAAGCATTGCGCGGACGTGCCATTTATCGCATGCTACTGATCTTGCCATATGCTGTACCTTCATTCATCTCTATCTTGATCTTTAAAGGGTTATTTAATCAAAGTTTTGGTGAAATCAATATGGTGTTGGAAGCGTTATTTGGCTTTTCACCAAGCTGGTTCTCGGATCCTTTGTCAGCCAAAGCCATGGTATTGATTGTGAATATTTGGTTGGGTTTCCCTTACATGATGATTCTATGTATGGGAATGTTAAAATCTATTCCGGATGACTTATATGAAGCATCAGCGTTAGATGGTGCAGGGCCGTTACAAAACTTCAAGAACATTACGTTTCCGATGATGCTGAAACCGCTAATGCCATTAATGATTGCCAGCTTCTCGTTTAACTTTAATAACTTTGTATTGATTCAGTTGTTAACGAAGGGCGGACCAAACATGATAGGGACCAGTGAACCGGCGGGTTATACTGATCTGTTAGTGAACTATACCTACCGCATCGCCTTTGAGGGCGGGGGTGGTCAGGACTTTGGTTTAGCCAGCGCAATTACCACGCTTATTTTCTTATTGGTTGGTGGTCTCGCATTATTTAATCTTCATTTCGCTAAGCTGTCAGAAAAATAG
- the malE gene encoding maltose/maltodextrin ABC transporter substrate-binding protein MalE, giving the protein MRKTLTAVALLTAMNSFSAFAAIEEGQLTIWINGDKGYNGLAEVGKLFEADTGIKVTVVHPDGLQDKFAQVAAVGDGPDIIFWAHDRFGGYAQAGLLAEIKPSPEFKDSLIDFTWDAVKYKGKYVGYPVAVEALSLIYNKDLIKTPPKNWEDIAALDKQLKTQGKSAIMWNLKEPYFTWPLMAADGGYAFKVNATGYDVKDVGLNNKGVKNSMQFIKKLLDNGVISPDMDYSVSESEFNKGNVAMTINGPWAWANIEKSGLNYGVTELPRFNGSPSKPFVGILTAGISTASPNKDLAVEFLENYLITNEGLKQVNKDKPLGAVALKSYQQELDGDVRIAATMKNAMNGEIMPNIPQMTAFWGATSNAIVNIVDGRQSISAALSDAEKQMTK; this is encoded by the coding sequence ATGAGAAAAACCTTAACGGCGGTAGCACTACTAACTGCAATGAATTCTTTTTCTGCCTTTGCTGCTATTGAAGAAGGCCAGTTAACAATTTGGATTAACGGTGATAAAGGTTACAACGGTCTTGCTGAAGTCGGTAAGCTATTTGAAGCTGATACCGGCATTAAGGTAACTGTTGTGCATCCAGATGGCTTACAAGACAAGTTTGCGCAAGTAGCGGCTGTTGGCGATGGTCCTGATATTATTTTTTGGGCTCATGACCGTTTCGGTGGTTATGCGCAAGCGGGTTTATTGGCTGAAATCAAACCTTCACCAGAATTTAAAGACAGCCTGATTGATTTTACTTGGGATGCGGTAAAATATAAGGGTAAATATGTTGGTTACCCGGTAGCGGTTGAAGCACTGTCACTTATCTATAATAAAGACTTAATTAAAACCCCACCAAAGAACTGGGAAGATATAGCGGCATTAGACAAGCAGCTTAAAACTCAGGGCAAGTCGGCAATTATGTGGAATCTAAAAGAACCGTACTTCACTTGGCCGCTAATGGCTGCTGACGGTGGTTATGCATTTAAAGTAAATGCCACTGGTTATGATGTGAAAGATGTAGGGCTGAATAACAAAGGCGTAAAAAACAGTATGCAGTTTATTAAAAAACTGCTAGATAACGGTGTTATCTCTCCGGATATGGACTACTCCGTATCTGAATCAGAGTTTAACAAAGGTAATGTAGCCATGACCATCAATGGTCCTTGGGCATGGGCTAACATAGAAAAATCTGGTCTGAATTATGGTGTTACTGAATTACCGAGATTTAATGGCAGTCCTTCTAAGCCTTTCGTTGGTATACTTACTGCTGGTATTAGTACCGCGTCGCCAAACAAAGACCTTGCAGTTGAGTTTCTTGAAAATTACTTGATTACGAATGAAGGGCTAAAACAAGTGAACAAGGATAAGCCACTGGGTGCTGTAGCGCTTAAATCGTACCAGCAAGAATTGGACGGTGATGTTCGTATTGCTGCAACCATGAAAAATGCGATGAATGGTGAAATCATGCCAAACATCCCGCAAATGACTGCGTTCTGGGGCGCAACCAGTAATGCCATCGTTAATATTGTTGATGGTCGTCAGTCTATTTCTGCAGCATTAAGTGATGCAGAAAAACAGATGACTAAGTGA
- the malK gene encoding maltose/maltodextrin ABC transporter ATP-binding protein MalK, which translates to MASVTLKNVCKAYDDVLISENINLEIKDGEFVVFVGPSGCGKSTLLRCIAGLEDITSGDLYIDGKRMNDVEPSKRGVGMVFQSYALYPHLDLTDNMSFGLKLAKADKQLIKDRVKHAADILQLTPLLHRKPKSLSGGQRQRVAIGRTLVSQPKVFLLDEPLSNLDAALRVKMRIELAKLHKQLGCTMIYVTHDQVEAMTMADKIVVLDGGSVAQFGAPLDIYHYPKNLFVAGFIGSPKMNFINVHIQTAEAERVEVLLPNCQSIWIPVDGKTVNAGDEMILGIRPEHLVSTEHADIVIKGETIVVEKLGNETQVYLHIEGSDEDVIYRVADTLSIDAGEKLDIGIPAHRCHLFHKDGRACQRLHKETTS; encoded by the coding sequence ATGGCAAGTGTCACGTTAAAAAATGTATGTAAAGCCTATGATGATGTGCTTATTTCTGAAAACATAAATCTCGAAATAAAGGATGGTGAATTTGTCGTTTTCGTGGGGCCGTCAGGTTGCGGTAAGTCAACCTTGTTACGTTGTATTGCCGGACTTGAAGATATCACCTCTGGGGATTTATATATTGACGGTAAACGCATGAATGATGTCGAACCTTCAAAACGCGGGGTCGGCATGGTATTCCAATCTTATGCACTGTACCCCCACTTAGATTTAACCGATAACATGTCATTTGGCCTAAAATTAGCAAAAGCAGATAAACAGTTAATTAAAGATCGGGTGAAACATGCCGCTGATATTCTTCAGCTAACACCATTACTCCATCGCAAACCTAAATCGTTATCCGGTGGTCAACGTCAACGCGTCGCGATTGGCCGAACCCTAGTATCACAACCAAAAGTATTTTTATTAGATGAACCGCTGTCAAATTTGGATGCTGCATTACGGGTAAAAATGCGCATTGAATTAGCCAAACTACACAAGCAATTGGGCTGTACGATGATCTACGTAACCCATGATCAAGTTGAAGCAATGACCATGGCCGATAAGATCGTCGTACTCGATGGTGGTAGTGTGGCACAATTCGGCGCACCGTTAGATATTTATCATTATCCTAAAAATCTATTTGTTGCCGGTTTTATTGGTTCACCAAAAATGAATTTTATTAACGTGCATATCCAAACAGCAGAAGCTGAACGTGTAGAAGTACTGTTACCTAATTGCCAGAGTATTTGGATCCCTGTGGATGGAAAAACCGTCAATGCCGGTGATGAGATGATCCTCGGTATTCGCCCAGAACACTTAGTATCAACTGAACACGCCGATATCGTGATTAAGGGTGAAACTATCGTAGTAGAAAAACTGGGTAATGAAACACAAGTCTATTTGCACATTGAAGGCAGTGACGAAGATGTGATCTATCGCGTTGCTGATACACTATCCATTGATGCTGGTGAGAAATTGGATATTGGTATTCCAGCACACCGTTGCCATTTGTTCCACAAAGATGGCCGTGCTTGTCAGCGCTTACATAAAGAAACGACGAGTTAA
- a CDS encoding methyl-accepting chemotaxis protein, translating to MTDNLNNIFKSVTSLANNLNESTDGLLSDNKQKINDAEFQYSQMTKLSGSLDELYSISTQVSEHADGALTKSNDAIESAKKGNIIVNETIASIEGLAGEIKNSVSAIQQLDTEADNITNILEVIKSISEQTEIVKLRCKTCSNKNEYH from the coding sequence ATGACTGACAACTTGAATAATATTTTTAAGTCCGTCACTTCATTGGCTAACAATTTAAACGAGTCAACAGATGGCCTGCTTAGTGACAACAAGCAAAAGATTAATGACGCAGAGTTTCAATACTCACAAATGACCAAACTTTCTGGTTCTCTCGACGAGCTTTATTCAATTTCAACACAGGTGTCTGAACATGCAGACGGCGCACTTACTAAATCAAATGATGCAATTGAATCGGCCAAAAAAGGTAACATAATTGTCAATGAAACGATTGCGTCTATTGAAGGTTTAGCTGGAGAGATTAAAAACTCAGTCTCAGCCATTCAACAACTGGATACTGAAGCTGACAACATTACTAATATTCTGGAAGTCATCAAGAGCATTTCCGAACAAACTGAGATAGTAAAACTGCGATGTAAGACGTGCTCAAACAAAAATGAATACCATTAA
- a CDS encoding phage integrase N-terminal SAM-like domain-containing protein → MRQLRQLLQQFNEEITLRGYSERTRNSYRYVINQLYKYFGQPFDTISDKQLEMYFRYFNLEKHHCRATLKLHLNGIHFCLSTSYIAVLLSQFVRKCS, encoded by the coding sequence ATGCGACAACTGCGACAACTACTGCAACAATTCAACGAAGAAATCACCTTAAGAGGTTACTCTGAGCGAACACGGAACTCTTACCGTTATGTTATAAATCAACTGTATAAGTATTTTGGGCAACCTTTCGATACTATTTCAGATAAACAGTTGGAAATGTATTTCCGCTATTTTAATTTGGAAAAACACCATTGTAGAGCAACATTAAAGCTACACCTTAATGGTATTCATTTTTGTTTGAGCACGTCTTACATCGCAGTTTTACTATCTCAGTTTGTTCGGAAATGCTCTTGA